TAGCATTGCTCGAATCATGTCTTTTTCAGCAGCAGGGAATACGTCGATCACACGGTCAATGGTTTTGGCAGCGGAACTGGTGTGTAAAGTTCCAAAGACTAAGTGTCCGGTTTCAGCGGCAGTGAGCGCTAAGCGTATGGTCTCAAGGTCACGTAGCTCACCAACTAGAATAATATCAGGATCTTCACGTAAAGCTGAGCGCAATGCCGGTTCGAAACCTAAGGTGTCGCGGTGTACTTCACGCTGGTTAATTAAGCTCTTTTTTGACTCATGAACAAATTCAATCGGGTCTTCAATGGTCAAGATATGCTCTTTACGGGTTTCATTGATATAATCAATCATGGCCGCCAGTGTGGTCGACTTACCTGAGCCGGTTGGACCAGTGACCAATACCACGCCACGCTTAAAGTCTGAGACACGCTTAAAAACTTCTCCCATACCTAGATCTTCCATGGTCAGAATTTTGGATGGAATCGTACGAAAGACAGCGCCTGCACCGCGATTTTGATTAAATGCGTTTACCCGAAAACGGGCCAAATCTGGAATCTCAAAAGAAAAATCCGTCTCAAAAAATTCTTCAAAGTCGGCACGTTGTCTATCATTCATGATGTCATAAATGAGTTGATGCACCACTTTATGACTCATCTCTGGCATATTAATCCGAGTCATCTCGCCATCGACTCGAATCATCGCAGGCATACCGGCTGAAATATGTAAATCTGAAGCCTTAAGCTTGACGGCAAAACGCAGCAAGTCTTCAATTCTTAAATTTTGTTCAGCCATAATCGAATATTCCTATCAATGAATAAGGTGTGCCAAAAGCAACATAGAAAGCAGGCGATAAGCAAGATTTTATGACATTGTTTAAGCTAACCTCATTAAGGTGGGTTAGGCTTCACTATAATTCTTACTATTGCTAGAGCTTTTAGTGGCACATATTAAACCATGTAACAATATCATAACAAGACTGTGCTGAATTAACCATCTACTAACTGAATAAAATGCAAAAATAGCCTGACGGGTTTTTCAAATAGCAATAACGCATCGCTATAATCACCTCTCTTTTATTTCTAACTCATTACATCAATAAGAGTTTTTATGAATATGTCTTCTCAGCAAGCACACAAGCATGTCGCAACCAACCTTACCAATAATGAAGTAGGGGTTCAAAATCTGACTGAGAACTGGCAGCAGGTAAAGGCACAAGTAGCACAAGCATGCGAACAAGCGTTGCGGGCGCCGAGTAGTGTGACTTTGCTTGCGGTGTCCAAAACCAAATCTGCTGAGATGGTGGCGACATTGGCGCGTCAAGGACAGTATGATTTTGGCGAAAACTATCTACAAGAAGCGATTGAAAAAATACAGTTGCTACATGAGCAAGTAGAATGCGAACATATTGTTTGGCACTATATTGGTAGTATTCAGCGTAACAAAACACGCGATATTGCCGAGCATTTTGATTGGGTGCAAACGCTTGAGCGTGACATTATTGCCAAGCGTCTTAACAACCAACGTCCAGATGGGATGCTGCCGCTAAATGTCCTGATTCAGATTAATATCGATAATGAAGACACTAAGTCGGGCTGTCTGCCAGAGCAGCTTCCAGAATTAATAATAGACATTAAAAATTATAAGCGTTTGCAATTGCGCGGGTTGATGATTATTCCTGCTAAAGCAAACACCAATGCTTTTAAGCGAACCAAACAATTATTTGACGACATTAAGCGTACCCATCCAGAGCTAAGTCAATGGGATACGCTGAGCATGGGTATGAGTGATGATATGACCGATGCGATTGCTAATGGCTCGACCATGGTGCGTGTTGGTACTGCGATATTTGGTGCGCGTGCTTGATTTATAGTCGGTGAAAAGTAATATCGATACAATACAATACAATACAATACAATACAATACAATACGTACTACTGGTGCAAATTTTTCTTGCTTGCTGTGCCTACGCAGACAGAGGCTGCAAAAAATTTACACCAGCAATACGGTAGCGACTTTAAAGTATTTCAACTATAG
This window of the Psychrobacter arcticus 273-4 genome carries:
- a CDS encoding type IV pilus twitching motility protein PilT produces the protein MAEQNLRIEDLLRFAVKLKASDLHISAGMPAMIRVDGEMTRINMPEMSHKVVHQLIYDIMNDRQRADFEEFFETDFSFEIPDLARFRVNAFNQNRGAGAVFRTIPSKILTMEDLGMGEVFKRVSDFKRGVVLVTGPTGSGKSTTLAAMIDYINETRKEHILTIEDPIEFVHESKKSLINQREVHRDTLGFEPALRSALREDPDIILVGELRDLETIRLALTAAETGHLVFGTLHTSSAAKTIDRVIDVFPAAEKDMIRAMLSESLQAVVSQTLLRRQTGGRVAAHEIMLGTPAIRNLIRENKIAQMYSAIQTGAGDGMITLDQALKNLVARGTISKDVARPYAKQPEAFL
- a CDS encoding YggS family pyridoxal phosphate-dependent enzyme, with amino-acid sequence MNMSSQQAHKHVATNLTNNEVGVQNLTENWQQVKAQVAQACEQALRAPSSVTLLAVSKTKSAEMVATLARQGQYDFGENYLQEAIEKIQLLHEQVECEHIVWHYIGSIQRNKTRDIAEHFDWVQTLERDIIAKRLNNQRPDGMLPLNVLIQINIDNEDTKSGCLPEQLPELIIDIKNYKRLQLRGLMIIPAKANTNAFKRTKQLFDDIKRTHPELSQWDTLSMGMSDDMTDAIANGSTMVRVGTAIFGARA